Proteins co-encoded in one Actinomycetota bacterium genomic window:
- the hemL gene encoding glutamate-1-semialdehyde 2,1-aminomutase, protein MEHRKSEQAFRAAQKVMPGGVSSPVRAFGSVGGTPVFMKAGYGAEVTDIDGNRYIDMLSSWGPLILGHADPKVMRGLYAGFGGTSFGAPTPNETRLAKMLVEALPAVEMVRFVSSGTEATMSALRLARAATGRDKILKFAGCYHGHVDALLVQAGSGVATLGLPDSPGVTKGTSGDTIVVPYNDTAAVQEAFAANDGKIAAVIVEPVAANMGVVPPAPGFLEELRAITEADAALLIFDEVVTGFRVGYSGAQGMFGINPDLTILGKVIGGGLPIGAYGGSKELMGQIAPAGPVYQAGTLAGNPMSVGAGIGTIRGIQRFASAPGGADDPAGLYAHLDRMTGTLTDGLEEAAKKAGLPVTIQRVGSMFTLFFKDGPVGNLEEAKQSDTTRFARFFHAMLNEGVYWPPSQFEAVFLSAAHSAAHVHDVVAAAGRALERIE, encoded by the coding sequence GCGGCGTTTCCTCCCCGGTCCGCGCATTCGGCTCGGTCGGCGGCACCCCGGTGTTCATGAAGGCCGGCTACGGCGCCGAGGTCACCGACATCGACGGCAACCGCTACATCGACATGCTCAGTTCCTGGGGCCCGCTGATTCTCGGACACGCCGACCCGAAGGTAATGCGGGGGCTGTACGCCGGGTTCGGCGGCACCTCGTTCGGCGCCCCCACCCCGAACGAGACCCGGCTGGCCAAGATGCTGGTCGAAGCCCTGCCCGCCGTGGAGATGGTGCGGTTCGTCTCCTCCGGCACCGAGGCCACGATGAGCGCCCTCCGCCTGGCCCGGGCCGCCACCGGGCGGGACAAGATCCTGAAGTTTGCCGGCTGCTACCACGGCCACGTCGACGCGCTCCTGGTCCAGGCTGGCTCCGGCGTCGCCACCCTCGGCCTGCCGGACTCCCCCGGCGTCACCAAGGGCACCTCGGGCGACACCATCGTGGTCCCCTACAACGACACCGCCGCCGTGCAGGAAGCGTTCGCCGCCAACGACGGAAAGATCGCCGCGGTGATCGTCGAACCGGTTGCCGCCAACATGGGCGTCGTCCCCCCGGCCCCCGGCTTCCTGGAGGAGCTAAGGGCGATAACCGAGGCCGACGCCGCCCTGCTGATATTCGACGAGGTCGTCACCGGCTTCAGGGTCGGCTACTCCGGCGCCCAGGGCATGTTCGGCATCAACCCGGACCTCACGATCCTCGGCAAGGTCATCGGCGGAGGGCTGCCGATCGGCGCTTATGGGGGCAGCAAAGAGCTCATGGGCCAGATCGCCCCCGCCGGACCGGTCTACCAGGCGGGAACTCTCGCCGGGAACCCGATGAGCGTGGGCGCCGGCATCGGCACGATCCGAGGCATCCAGCGGTTCGCTTCGGCCCCCGGCGGCGCCGACGACCCGGCCGGGCTGTACGCCCACCTGGACCGGATGACCGGGACGCTGACCGACGGGCTGGAGGAGGCGGCGAAGAAGGCCGGCCTCCCGGTGACCATCCAGCGGGTCGGCTCGATGTTCACCTTGTTCTTCAAAGACGGCCCGGTCGGCAACCTGGAGGAGGCCAAGCAGTCGGACACCACCAGGTTCGCCCGCTTCTTCCATGCGATGCTTAACGAAGGCGTCTACTGGCCGCCCTCCCAGTTCGAGGCGGTATTCCTGAGCGCAGCGCACAGCGCCGCGCACGTGCACGACGTAGTTGCGGCGGCCGGTCGGGCGCTGGAAAGGATCGAATAG